The genomic stretch CCCCGTCGTACGCGACCACGAAGGTGCCGTTCGGCGGGGTGAGTTCGGGCGTCGGGGTGCGTTTCCGGGTGTACGTGCCCTGCGTGCTCGGGAAGGTCGCCTCGCGCTCGTCGAGGTACCGGTCGAGCAGGACGTCGACCTCCGGAGCACCGGCGCTGACGGTGCGGACGGTGACCTGGCTGCGATCCTCGGGCATGCCCCGATCCTAGGATGGAGGCATGGTCACTCCCGTCGCCGTCGTCGGCGCCTCCGGTCGGCTCGGTGCCCTCGTGGCGGCCGTCGTCGAGGAACTGCCCGACTTCGCGCTCGTCGCCCGGCTGTCGTCCGCCGACCGTGCACACGAGGCCGACGGCGCGGTGTTCGCCGGGGCGCGGATCGTCGTCGACGTCACGGTCCCGGCACTCAGCCCGGCGATCGTCGAGAACGCGCTGTCGACCGGGGCGAACGTGCTCGTCGGCACGTCCGGGTGGTCGGGGCAGCGGCTCGGCACGCTGCGGACGGCGCTCGAGGCACGCCCCGAGCAGGGTGCCTTCGTCGTGCCGAACTTCTCGATCGGTTCCGTCATCGGCACGCACCTGGCCACGATCGCGGCACCGTGGTTCCCCTCGGTCGAGATCGTCGAGAGCCACCACGCCGGCAAGATCGACTCACCGTCCGGCACCGCGGTCCGGACGGCCGAACTCATCGCCGACGCCCGTCGTGACGTCGGTCCGGTCGACGCGCCGCACGTGGACCAGCGGGCCCGCGGCCAGCAGGTCGCGAGCGTGCCGATCCACTCGCTCCGACTGCCCGGCGTGAAGGCCGTGCAGGACGTCGTGCTGAGCGGCCCCGGCGAGACGCTGACGATCCGGCACGACACCGGCGACGACACCGCGTACCTGCCCGGCATCCGCGCGGCGCTGCAGGCCGTGGGGTCGATGCGCGGCCTGACGGTCGGGCTCGGTTCCGTCCTCGGCATCGGCTAGGGGCGGTCGTGCGAGGCCTCCGGTCACCGCTCTGGGGCGTGCTGCTGATGACCGTCCTGCTCGTCGTCTACATCGTGCTCGTCGGGCAGCGGGCGGTCGCGTTCCTGTCGACGGGGATCCCGGTCGGCATCGGGATCGGCGTCGCGCTCATCGTCATCGCCGTCGTCGGCGCGGTGCTGCTCGTGCTGGAACTCCGCTTCGGCCTGCGGATCACCCGGCTCGGCACCCGACTCGAGCGCGAGGGCGGGGCTCCGGACGACGTCGTCGACGTGCGGCCCTCCGGCCGGCCCGCCCGGGCGGCCGCCGACGAGCTGTTCCCCGAGTACCGGGCAGCGGTCGAGGCGGCACCCGACGACTGGCGCGCCTGGTACCGCCTCGGAGTGGTCTACGACGCAGCGGGGGACCGGAAGCGGGCCCGGGCCGCGATGCGGACGGCACTGACCCACGCGCGGTGAACCCGGGTCCGGCCCCTTGGTCGACTCTCAGCGTCGCCGACGCTCAGAACGCCGCGTCGACGGCGTCCTCGGCCCGGGTGTACCGGAACGTGTACCCGGACTCGAGCAGCTTCGTCGGCTCCATCCGCTGGTTCGACAGCAGCATCTCGTCGGCCGCGTCCTTGAGGACCGCACGGAGCGCGAACGCCGGCACCCGGAACAGGTACGGGCGGTGCAGGTCCTCGGCGACGCGCCTGGTGATCCGCTCGGCCACGGCGGGCTCGGGGCCGGCCAGGTTCACCGGGCCGGAGACGTCGTCGGCGGTGGCGAGGTGCACGATCGCGCCGACCTCGTCCTCCAGCGCGATCCACGGCCAGTACTGGCCGCCGGTGCCCAGTCGGCTGCCGACGCCGGCCTTCGTCAGGGGGACCAGCGGCGCGAGGGCGCCGCCGCCCTGGCCGACGACGATGCCGGTGCGGAGCAGGACGACACGGACGCCCTCCGGTGCCCGCTCGGCCGCCGCCTCCCAGGCGCGGCAGACGTCGGCGAG from Curtobacterium sp. MCLR17_032 encodes the following:
- a CDS encoding dihydrodipicolinate reductase C-terminal domain-containing protein — translated: MVTPVAVVGASGRLGALVAAVVEELPDFALVARLSSADRAHEADGAVFAGARIVVDVTVPALSPAIVENALSTGANVLVGTSGWSGQRLGTLRTALEARPEQGAFVVPNFSIGSVIGTHLATIAAPWFPSVEIVESHHAGKIDSPSGTAVRTAELIADARRDVGPVDAPHVDQRARGQQVASVPIHSLRLPGVKAVQDVVLSGPGETLTIRHDTGDDTAYLPGIRAALQAVGSMRGLTVGLGSVLGIG
- a CDS encoding tetratricopeptide repeat protein; its protein translation is MTVLLVVYIVLVGQRAVAFLSTGIPVGIGIGVALIVIAVVGAVLLVLELRFGLRITRLGTRLEREGGAPDDVVDVRPSGRPARAAADELFPEYRAAVEAAPDDWRAWYRLGVVYDAAGDRKRARAAMRTALTHAR
- a CDS encoding TIGR01777 family oxidoreductase, translating into MTQQPLSILVAGASGFIGTPLVRAFRDAGHHVSTLVRREPRTPTEFRWAPGERPLDPAVLDGADVVVNLAGASLGKLPWTASYRRAIRSSRIDSTTTLVEAMRAASTPPRVFLSGSASGVYGDRPVDVLGDDAAVGTGFLADVCRAWEAAAERAPEGVRVVLLRTGIVVGQGGGALAPLVPLTKAGVGSRLGTGGQYWPWIALEDEVGAIVHLATADDVSGPVNLAGPEPAVAERITRRVAEDLHRPYLFRVPAFALRAVLKDAADEMLLSNQRMEPTKLLESGYTFRYTRAEDAVDAAF